The Candidatus Aminicenantes bacterium genome segment ACTGATTCTGGCCGATGAACCCACCGGCAACCTGAACTCCAAGCAGGGCGAGGAGATCATGGGATTGTTCAAGGAGCTCAACCAAGAGGGAACCACCATCATCCAGGTCACCCACTCGGAAAAGAACGCCTCTTATTCAGACCGGGTCATCCAGCTCCTGGACGGCTGGATGGAAAAGGGGGAAAAAGGGCCGGGTGCGTGCCGGAACGCGCAGGCCGAAGGCGGCAAAAGGCTCACCTCATCTTGATGACCAGCAGCGTGATGTCGTCGTGCTGCACCGGTTGGTTGGCAAAGGCTTAGATCTCATCCTTGACCAGGTTCAGCAAGGACTCGGCCGCGGCTCCCCGGTTGGACTGCACGATGCTCTGCAAGCGCTCGTAACCGAATTCGTTACCGATTAGGTTCTTGGCCTCGGAAATGCCGTCGGTGATGAAAACGATGATGTCACCGCTGTGGAGCGGGATGGATATTTCCTTCATTTTTTCGCTGAAGATCGGCTCATCGGTCGCGCCCAAGACCAATCCCGGCGGCACATAGGTTTCCATCCGCTCGCGCCTGCTCACGAAAAAGGGCATGTGCCCGGCCCGGGCGATACGCAGGGTCTGGCCTTTCGGGTCGATCACTCCGTAGCTGGCCGATACGAAGCGATTTTTTTCAAGGCTTTTTCTCAAAACGCAATTGGCCCTGGCCAGCAGTTGGCCGGGACCATCGACTACGCAGCACAAGGACTCAAAAATTCCCTTCAATTCGGCCATGATGAAAGCGGCGGCCAGTCCTTTTCCCGATACGTCGGCAATGACAAATCCTAAACAGTGGTCGTCCAGGAGAAAAAAATCGTAATAATCCCCGCCGACTTCATAAGCCGGCGAGAAGTAGACGGCCAAGTCGGCCCAGGCCAGCTTCGGGACGGACCGGGGCAGCAGACGGCGCTGGATCACCCGGGCGACCTCCAGCTCCTTGAGCAATCGCTCCTTTTCCAGGCGGGTCTCCAGCATGCGCGCATTTTCCAGGGCCATGGCAGCCGAATTGGCGAAAGCCCCGATCGTCTGGATATCCTCTTCCTCAAAAACCGAGTCCCGCTTGATGGCCACGAACAGGTAGCCGGTGATCCGGTTCTTGACCCGCAAGGGGGCCATGGCCAGGGAGCTGAAGGTGAACGTCAGGGTGTCGTTCTGGATGTGAACGCGCAGCTTCTTGTCCCGGAACATGGTCACGGCGCGGTGGCTGGGTCCGCTTTCGGCAAGCAACGCCAGGCTGAGCTCGCGCGCTTCGCGGCTACCGATATTGAAGGCGGCCGGAACGCTGACTTCGTTGTTTTCCTCGATCAGTAGCCAGGAGAAATCGCCGTGGCAAACGTGGGCGGTGACGCTGATCACCTTTTCGGCCAGCTCCTTGAACTCCATGGCTCCGGTGATCGACTGGCTCAAATCGACCAGCGAGGCGAATTCCTCGGCCTTGCGGTCGTAAGCATCGGCGGTGGGCAGATGAAAGAGGGTGGCGAACAGGATCACCCCGGAATAGCAAGCCCCGTAAAGCAGGATGAGCTTGCCGACCTGGAAAAGACCGGGCGACAGGCTGGCAACGACCTTGGCGATGGCATGGCTGTTGAAAAAGAAAGTAGAGCCGGCCAGAAAAATCGCCAGCGACAAGCCGGCCAGGGCAATCAATATTTTTTTCTGCTTTTTGACCAGAAAAGCGATCCATTTGACCCGGAACGAGTTCAGCAGCAGGAAGCAAATGGACAGACTCATGAAAAAGGGAACCGCCGTGGCGATG includes the following:
- a CDS encoding SpoIIE family protein phosphatase; translation: MKKGFSFRANQKTALALAIIVAVGNLLFRALAPGLEPGWLSLVGEAALFASLVAWTWAGSGFFAKNKNRPLTVVLAITALGASSLILFAVWSGRLFQPASRGEAGAAVNLAGGGLLIVFAAILGLLVSGWRELFFLKKARQPGWFFKVMLACFILTYFAPVVIATAVPFFMSLSICFLLLNSFRVKWIAFLVKKQKKILIALAGLSLAIFLAGSTFFFNSHAIAKVVASLSPGLFQVGKLILLYGACYSGVILFATLFHLPTADAYDRKAEEFASLVDLSQSITGAMEFKELAEKVISVTAHVCHGDFSWLLIEENNEVSVPAAFNIGSREARELSLALLAESGPSHRAVTMFRDKKLRVHIQNDTLTFTFSSLAMAPLRVKNRITGYLFVAIKRDSVFEEEDIQTIGAFANSAAMALENARMLETRLEKERLLKELEVARVIQRRLLPRSVPKLAWADLAVYFSPAYEVGGDYYDFFLLDDHCLGFVIADVSGKGLAAAFIMAELKGIFESLCCVVDGPGQLLARANCVLRKSLEKNRFVSASYGVIDPKGQTLRIARAGHMPFFVSRRERMETYVPPGLVLGATDEPIFSEKMKEISIPLHSGDIIVFITDGISEAKNLIGNEFGYERLQSIVQSNRGAAAESLLNLVKDEI